The following proteins come from a genomic window of Candidatus Bipolaricaulis sibiricus:
- a CDS encoding 4-hydroxy-2-oxoglutarate aldolase, translating to MTETVMVETVGVLGVIRIRSSDDLLRIAEALATGGLPYVELTMTTPGALRAIEEVSSELSEVIIGVGTVLDAPTARQAILAGARFLVTPTVKLDVLEVAHRYGVPAIIGAMTPSEILTAWEAGADMVKVFPSSALSPRYIEEVHGPLPQIPLVPTGGITADNAGEFIRAGAAAVCAGSWLVDKSAVAEGRYELITERARSLVEAVRKAREEVAR from the coding sequence GTGACAGAAACCGTGATGGTTGAGACAGTAGGTGTGCTTGGGGTCATCCGCATTCGGTCCTCGGATGATCTCCTGCGCATCGCTGAGGCTCTCGCGACCGGCGGGCTGCCGTACGTCGAGCTCACCATGACCACGCCGGGGGCCCTGCGGGCGATTGAGGAGGTGTCCAGTGAGCTGAGTGAGGTGATCATCGGCGTGGGAACCGTGCTCGATGCCCCTACGGCCCGTCAGGCGATCCTGGCGGGCGCGCGGTTCCTCGTCACCCCCACCGTGAAGCTCGACGTCCTGGAGGTGGCCCACCGCTATGGAGTCCCCGCCATCATCGGTGCCATGACCCCCAGCGAGATTCTCACCGCCTGGGAAGCGGGGGCGGATATGGTTAAGGTGTTCCCCTCTTCCGCGCTCAGCCCGAGGTACATTGAGGAGGTGCACGGTCCTCTCCCCCAGATCCCCCTCGTGCCGACGGGCGGGATCACCGCGGACAATGCTGGCGAGTTCATCCGCGCCGGTGCCGCCGCGGTCTGCGCTGGCTCGTGGCTCGTGGACAAGAGCGCGGTGGCGGAGGGCCGGTACGAGCTCATCACCGAACGGGCCCGGTCCCTGGTGGAAGCGGTGCGGAAAGCCCGGGAGGAGGTGGCCCGATGA
- a CDS encoding Threonine synthase produces MPARRWGRQLGIDLMFKDEGANPSGSFKDRGVAVMTSGLPEQVNTVVMMSSGNAAGSVALYAALAGVRAVVFMYQGGTREKTFMTQAYGATVVAVNAEREAEVLHLAEQASAELGWLLMNTVVDGNPLILEGYKTVAYELTLELGDIDAVLVPVGSGTLLSGLWKGFREMNALGLASRMPRLVGVQPTGSCPIVNAFDHGLCSVPRLESPPKTIAAALTLDDPKESGALALRAVRESDGAMLAVDDQSILAAWHRLAREGIGLVEPAGAAGAAAIEQALETGALRLGDRVVCVLTGHGLKDIAPMERLLSAVPVIEPCLSAFYQACAGAIERGQEDATGVANDL; encoded by the coding sequence GTGCCCGCGCGTCGGTGGGGACGCCAGCTGGGCATTGACCTGATGTTCAAGGACGAAGGCGCTAATCCCTCCGGCTCGTTCAAGGATCGGGGAGTTGCTGTGATGACCAGCGGGCTGCCTGAACAGGTCAACACGGTCGTGATGATGTCCAGTGGCAATGCTGCCGGTTCGGTCGCTCTCTATGCGGCCTTGGCCGGTGTGCGCGCTGTAGTGTTCATGTACCAGGGAGGAACGCGTGAGAAGACTTTCATGACCCAGGCCTATGGTGCGACGGTGGTGGCTGTGAATGCAGAACGCGAAGCCGAGGTGCTTCATCTCGCTGAGCAGGCTTCTGCAGAGCTGGGATGGCTACTCATGAACACGGTTGTGGATGGGAATCCACTGATCTTGGAGGGATACAAGACCGTGGCGTATGAGTTGACCTTGGAGTTAGGAGATATCGATGCTGTTCTCGTTCCAGTTGGTTCGGGAACATTGCTCAGTGGGCTCTGGAAGGGGTTTCGTGAGATGAACGCTCTGGGTCTGGCGTCGCGAATGCCCAGGCTCGTGGGAGTCCAGCCGACAGGAAGTTGTCCCATTGTGAACGCGTTCGATCATGGACTGTGCAGCGTGCCTCGTCTCGAATCCCCTCCGAAGACCATCGCTGCGGCGTTGACGCTGGACGATCCCAAGGAAAGCGGCGCCTTGGCCCTGCGTGCTGTTCGAGAGAGTGACGGTGCCATGCTCGCGGTGGATGATCAGAGCATCCTGGCCGCTTGGCACCGACTGGCTCGAGAGGGAATCGGACTGGTCGAGCCAGCGGGTGCTGCGGGAGCGGCGGCCATTGAGCAAGCTCTGGAAACGGGAGCTCTCAGACTTGGAGACCGCGTGGTTTGTGTGCTCACCGGCCACGGACTCAAGGACATAGCTCCGATGGAGCGGCTCTTGTCCGCCGTTCCCGTCATCGAGCCTTGCCTATCGGCATTCTATCAAGCTTGTGCAGGCGCGATCGAACGCGGGCAGGAAGACGCTACCGGGGTGGCCAACGACTTGTGA
- a CDS encoding Branched-chain amino acid transport system permease protein LivM: MYYARYLLRYLRNEVLVLPSRVIVLVFVASLLAFPLMSQDPNLLRMLIVTALFSLYAVSWDLLSGYTGQISLGHALFFGLGAYASALLSSHLDLPPYVTIPAGATVATLAGLLVGVPCLRLRKHYLALATLAFPIMLTGLVLAFPGFSGGEGGIWRIARLTATRVAEYYLIMGVMLGAVFALWKIVGSRVGLIFHSIREDETAARALGINTVRYKLLAFALSGFTAGVAGALYAHSSAARIVAPGVVLSLFMSFQPVIWTIFGGVATLYGPISGVFVLYPLLDTLNIVIPKYRMLVFALLVLLILRFMPHGISIWIRDTIERVCPSCRVRNAALRHACRACGTELRAARS; the protein is encoded by the coding sequence ATGTACTACGCTCGCTACCTCCTCCGCTACCTTCGCAACGAGGTCCTGGTCCTCCCGAGCCGGGTAATCGTGCTCGTGTTCGTCGCTTCGCTTCTTGCCTTCCCGCTCATGTCCCAGGACCCCAATCTCTTGCGCATGCTCATCGTCACCGCCCTGTTCTCCCTGTACGCCGTAAGCTGGGACCTCCTCTCTGGCTACACCGGCCAGATCAGCCTTGGGCACGCCCTGTTCTTCGGACTGGGAGCCTACGCCAGCGCACTTCTCAGCTCTCACCTTGACCTTCCACCCTACGTCACGATCCCCGCTGGAGCAACCGTGGCTACGCTGGCGGGACTCCTCGTTGGGGTTCCCTGCCTCCGCTTGCGCAAGCACTACTTGGCCCTCGCCACGCTTGCGTTCCCGATCATGCTCACCGGCCTCGTGTTGGCGTTCCCAGGGTTTTCCGGAGGCGAAGGCGGAATCTGGCGTATCGCCCGCCTGACCGCGACGAGGGTCGCGGAGTACTACCTCATCATGGGGGTCATGCTGGGGGCGGTGTTCGCCCTGTGGAAGATCGTTGGATCCAGGGTAGGGCTCATTTTCCACTCCATCCGCGAAGACGAGACAGCGGCACGCGCCCTGGGGATCAACACCGTGCGCTACAAGCTCCTCGCGTTCGCGCTGTCAGGGTTCACGGCCGGGGTTGCCGGTGCCCTCTACGCACACTCGAGCGCCGCGCGGATCGTGGCCCCCGGGGTGGTTCTCAGCCTGTTCATGTCGTTCCAACCCGTGATCTGGACGATCTTCGGTGGGGTGGCAACCCTCTACGGCCCGATCAGCGGTGTGTTCGTCCTCTATCCACTTCTGGACACGCTGAACATCGTCATCCCCAAGTACCGGATGCTTGTCTTTGCCCTGCTCGTCTTGCTCATCCTGCGGTTCATGCCCCACGGAATCAGCATCTGGATCCGTGACACGATCGAGCGCGTGTGTCCGAGCTGCCGCGTGCGGAACGCTGCGCTCCGCCACGCCTGTCGGGCATGCGGCACAGAGCTTCGCGCCGCTCGGTCCTAG
- a CDS encoding Serine palmitoyltransferase, which yields MDLLEKCRRFLTDPAYAERLGYPTNPRTAQAQGLYPYFIPLEESEGTTVVIGGRRLIMIGSNNYLGLTTDPRVQRAAADAVARYGTSCTGSRFLNGTLALHLELEERLAHYVGKEKALVFATGYQANLGAVSALVGRNDIVVCDKEDHASIFDGCRLSLGEMRRFRHNDVADLDRVLSACPRDVGRLVVVDGVFSMSGEIAPLREIADCCRRHGARLMVDDAHGIGVTGGGRGTSAHHGVTESVDLIMGTFSKSLASVGGFIAGDEASIHWIQHRARSLIFSASLPAASAAAALAALGILESEPERVARVNELGERMRRSLRELGFDTAASETPIVPIVVGGGMETLLLWRELFDAGVYTNVALPPAVPEGRCLLRTSYMATHTDEHIAEVIRVFGTIRRSSANP from the coding sequence ATGGATCTGCTAGAGAAGTGCCGCCGATTCCTGACCGACCCGGCGTACGCGGAGCGGCTGGGGTATCCGACGAACCCGCGGACGGCACAGGCCCAGGGCCTGTACCCCTACTTCATCCCGCTCGAGGAGTCGGAGGGGACGACCGTCGTCATCGGTGGCCGGCGCCTGATCATGATCGGCTCGAACAACTACCTCGGCCTGACCACCGACCCGCGCGTCCAGCGGGCCGCGGCGGACGCGGTCGCGAGGTACGGGACGAGCTGCACGGGATCGCGATTCCTCAACGGAACGTTGGCGCTTCATCTCGAGCTGGAGGAGCGGCTGGCCCACTACGTGGGCAAGGAGAAGGCGCTCGTGTTCGCGACGGGCTACCAGGCGAACCTCGGCGCGGTCTCGGCGCTCGTTGGCCGGAACGACATCGTGGTCTGCGACAAGGAGGACCACGCGAGCATCTTCGATGGGTGCCGGTTGTCGTTGGGGGAGATGCGGCGGTTCCGGCACAACGACGTGGCCGACCTCGATCGGGTGCTGTCGGCCTGCCCACGGGACGTGGGTCGGCTCGTTGTGGTCGATGGGGTGTTCAGCATGAGCGGAGAGATCGCCCCGCTGCGGGAGATCGCCGACTGCTGCCGGCGCCACGGGGCGCGGCTGATGGTGGACGATGCCCACGGGATCGGGGTCACCGGAGGTGGCCGCGGGACCTCGGCTCACCACGGGGTCACCGAGTCGGTGGATCTCATCATGGGCACGTTCAGCAAGTCGCTCGCGTCGGTGGGCGGGTTCATCGCTGGCGACGAAGCCTCGATTCACTGGATCCAGCACCGGGCGCGATCGCTCATCTTCAGTGCCAGCCTTCCCGCGGCCAGCGCGGCGGCAGCGCTCGCTGCGCTGGGGATTCTCGAGTCAGAACCGGAGCGCGTTGCCCGCGTCAACGAGCTCGGCGAGCGGATGCGGCGTTCGCTCCGTGAGTTGGGATTTGACACGGCGGCCAGTGAGACCCCGATTGTCCCCATCGTGGTCGGGGGAGGAATGGAGACGCTCCTGCTGTGGAGGGAGCTGTTCGACGCGGGAGTGTACACGAACGTCGCGTTGCCGCCTGCGGTTCCGGAGGGAAGGTGCCTTCTCCGGACGAGCTACATGGCGACGCACACCGACGAGCACATCGCCGAGGTGATTCGCGTGTTCGGAACGATCCGTCGTTCGTCGGCGAACCCGTGA
- a CDS encoding Branched-chain amino acid transport ATP-binding protein LivF, translating to MRQAIQAHELSVSYGTALILHDVGLEVREGELVSVVGPNGAGKTTLLRSLAGLVRWEQRAFRHEDVRLGGRVWFLEERIDHLPPHEIAARGLILCPERRRPFREMTVRENLIAGAYLVHSRREVATRLAEVQRLFPILWDRARQRAGTLSGGEQQMLAIGRALMSSPKLLLIDEPSTGLAPLVKEPLFERIREVKELGIAVLLVEQDAAISLSMADWGYVLSQGRVVAEGPPENLLVDEVVRRSYLGL from the coding sequence ATGCGCCAGGCCATCCAAGCTCACGAGCTATCGGTCTCGTACGGGACCGCGCTTATCCTCCACGATGTGGGGCTGGAAGTGCGCGAGGGCGAGCTGGTGAGCGTGGTCGGGCCCAACGGAGCGGGCAAGACGACCCTTCTCCGTTCGCTCGCCGGGCTGGTGCGGTGGGAACAACGTGCCTTCCGGCACGAGGACGTGCGCCTGGGGGGACGGGTCTGGTTTCTCGAGGAGAGGATTGACCACCTCCCGCCCCACGAGATCGCAGCCCGGGGCCTGATTCTGTGCCCGGAGCGGCGCCGGCCGTTCCGCGAAATGACGGTTCGGGAGAACCTCATTGCCGGTGCCTACCTCGTGCATAGCCGCCGCGAGGTCGCGACCCGGCTAGCCGAAGTGCAGCGCCTGTTTCCGATTCTGTGGGATCGCGCCCGCCAGCGGGCGGGGACGCTGTCCGGTGGGGAGCAGCAGATGCTGGCCATTGGTCGGGCCCTCATGAGTAGCCCCAAGCTGCTCCTCATCGACGAGCCGTCGACGGGGTTGGCGCCGCTGGTCAAGGAACCGCTGTTCGAGCGGATCCGCGAGGTGAAGGAGCTGGGGATCGCGGTGCTCCTTGTGGAACAAGATGCGGCGATCTCGTTATCGATGGCGGATTGGGGTTACGTGCTGTCGCAGGGACGTGTGGTGGCGGAGGGGCCGCCCGAAAACCTTCTTGTGGACGAGGTCGTGCGCCGCTCATACCTCGGGCTGTAG
- a CDS encoding Long-chain-fatty-acid--CoA ligase codes for MSGENPYRERPWVHHYAEGVPPRVDTPAAPVWSLLDHVAQKFPRRAALHYYGTNLSYGELREQVGAFAAGLGRLGVQKGDRVALYLVNSPQFVIAYFGILMAGATVVPVSPVYSSSELAFQMKDSAASYVVCQDLLYGNVARAQLELKGTIVTGAHEYLPALKGVFAKKAALPEGPSVHPFQKILRGGTSGSVAAVDPEADLAALPYTGGTSAQPKGVRLTHANLVSCSGQLRAFFPNLTEGGEVVAAALPLYHIYGQVGVLLMGITLGATLVMFTSLDLGHILSTMDRQGVTVFYGVPALYEVLRTHAKTAWVNWKKMKLIVSGADSLPETTAAGWEERTGKAILEGFGMTETSGVSHVNPHHRIRRGSFGLPLPNVDAAIVEPETGQLLPVGEVGELLLSGPNITAGYWRRDEENRRAFIDRDGKRWLRTGDLVRMDGDGYFHYYARTKDLIKYRGFSVFLREIEEVLTAHPMVKAAGVIGVKDPKVGEYPMAYVVLKPEARGRVTEADIREYLKEKLAPYKVPKVVEFRSELPKTDVGKVSRRDLRDELEGL; via the coding sequence ATGAGCGGAGAAAACCCTTACAGAGAGCGACCTTGGGTGCATCACTATGCGGAGGGTGTTCCGCCGAGGGTGGATACGCCGGCCGCGCCCGTGTGGAGCCTGCTCGATCACGTCGCCCAGAAGTTCCCGCGCCGGGCGGCGCTCCATTACTACGGGACGAACCTCTCGTACGGTGAGCTCCGGGAGCAAGTGGGTGCGTTCGCGGCCGGCCTGGGGCGTCTTGGCGTCCAGAAGGGCGACCGTGTCGCGTTGTACCTCGTGAACAGCCCGCAGTTCGTGATCGCGTACTTCGGGATTCTCATGGCGGGGGCGACGGTTGTGCCGGTAAGCCCCGTCTACTCAAGCTCGGAGCTTGCGTTTCAGATGAAGGATAGCGCGGCGAGCTATGTCGTGTGCCAAGATCTTCTGTATGGGAACGTAGCCCGCGCTCAGCTGGAGCTAAAAGGAACGATCGTGACGGGAGCTCACGAGTACCTGCCTGCGCTGAAGGGGGTGTTCGCCAAGAAGGCGGCCCTCCCGGAAGGTCCCAGCGTGCACCCGTTTCAGAAGATCCTCCGCGGGGGAACATCGGGTTCGGTGGCTGCTGTCGATCCTGAGGCCGACCTGGCGGCCCTGCCGTACACGGGCGGTACCTCAGCTCAGCCCAAGGGCGTGCGGCTGACCCATGCCAACCTCGTGTCCTGTTCCGGCCAGCTGAGGGCGTTCTTCCCGAACCTGACGGAAGGAGGCGAGGTGGTTGCCGCCGCGCTCCCCCTGTACCACATCTACGGCCAGGTGGGAGTGCTTCTGATGGGAATCACCCTCGGGGCAACCCTTGTCATGTTCACCTCGCTCGATCTGGGGCACATCCTCTCGACCATGGACCGCCAAGGCGTGACTGTGTTCTACGGTGTGCCAGCTCTGTACGAGGTCTTGCGCACCCACGCCAAGACGGCGTGGGTCAACTGGAAGAAGATGAAGCTGATCGTGAGCGGCGCCGACTCCCTTCCCGAGACAACGGCGGCGGGGTGGGAAGAGCGGACGGGGAAAGCAATTCTCGAGGGGTTCGGGATGACCGAGACATCGGGCGTGAGCCACGTCAACCCTCACCACCGCATCAGGCGCGGTTCGTTTGGGCTTCCTCTCCCCAACGTGGACGCAGCGATTGTGGAGCCGGAGACAGGTCAGCTGCTGCCCGTGGGCGAGGTGGGGGAACTGCTTCTGTCGGGCCCCAACATCACTGCCGGCTACTGGAGGCGCGACGAGGAGAACCGGCGGGCGTTCATCGACCGGGACGGGAAACGATGGCTGCGAACGGGTGACCTTGTTCGGATGGACGGGGACGGCTACTTCCACTACTACGCCCGCACGAAGGATCTCATCAAGTATCGCGGCTTCTCAGTGTTCCTGCGCGAGATCGAGGAGGTCCTCACCGCCCACCCGATGGTGAAGGCGGCGGGGGTGATCGGGGTCAAGGACCCCAAGGTCGGCGAGTACCCGATGGCGTACGTCGTGCTCAAGCCCGAAGCGCGGGGGCGCGTCACCGAGGCCGACATCCGCGAGTACCTCAAGGAGAAGCTGGCCCCGTACAAGGTGCCCAAGGTTGTCGAGTTCCGCAGCGAGCTTCCCAAGACGGACGTTGGCAAGGTGTCGCGGCGCGATCTGCGCGATGAGCTGGAGGGGCTGTGA
- a CDS encoding High-affinity branched-chain amino acid transport system permease protein LivH produces MVANILVNGLVYSGVYAMLALGFGLVFGVGRVLNLAHTAFYMVAAYGLFYFASTGLGTSIAVLLTTIGIVAAGIALYKLFIEPVREMEATVLIATLAVAVLLQELVLVFFGNEPRHVPPALPGFTQIVGVRVGNQEMVTLVVAAVSLIATWFLLSRTKLGLAIRAAAQDREVANLMGINVNRVTAIVMGLGLVLAALAGIAVAPLFTVEPAMWMNPLVIVLAAVVLGGLGSLKGSLIGAVILAFAEVGVVFLVPGGSYLRTAIALLIMVCVFFIRPEGLFGSSIAEER; encoded by the coding sequence GTCAACGGACTGGTCTACAGCGGCGTGTACGCCATGCTCGCCCTCGGGTTCGGTCTCGTGTTCGGCGTCGGACGGGTGCTCAACCTCGCACACACTGCGTTCTACATGGTGGCAGCGTACGGGCTCTTCTACTTCGCAAGCACGGGGCTGGGCACTTCGATCGCCGTCCTGCTCACCACGATCGGGATCGTGGCTGCCGGTATCGCCCTGTACAAGCTGTTCATCGAACCAGTCCGAGAGATGGAAGCGACCGTACTCATCGCGACCCTGGCGGTGGCTGTCCTTCTCCAGGAACTCGTCCTCGTGTTCTTCGGCAACGAACCGCGCCACGTGCCGCCCGCGCTGCCTGGGTTCACCCAGATCGTGGGAGTTCGGGTTGGCAACCAGGAGATGGTGACCCTCGTCGTTGCCGCAGTGAGCCTCATCGCAACCTGGTTTCTCCTTTCCCGGACGAAGCTCGGGCTGGCGATCCGTGCCGCAGCTCAGGATCGCGAGGTGGCCAACCTGATGGGGATCAACGTAAACCGGGTCACGGCGATCGTGATGGGCCTCGGGCTCGTTCTGGCAGCGCTGGCGGGAATCGCCGTCGCCCCCCTGTTCACCGTCGAGCCAGCGATGTGGATGAACCCCCTTGTCATCGTGCTTGCCGCGGTTGTGCTGGGCGGGCTGGGCAGCCTCAAGGGCAGCCTCATCGGTGCAGTGATCCTCGCCTTCGCCGAGGTCGGCGTCGTGTTCCTTGTCCCCGGCGGATCGTATCTGCGCACGGCCATCGCGCTCCTGATCATGGTGTGCGTGTTCTTTATCCGACCGGAAGGGCTGTTCGGGTCAAGCATCGCCGAGGAACGCTGA
- a CDS encoding 2-dehydro-3-deoxygluconokinase — protein MKYDLVTFGEAMVRLSPPGLQRLEQTTTLEVHVGGAELNVAVTAQRLGLNAAYVTRLSRNALGRMIANRAREQGVDASHIVWTDEDRVGLYFVEFGASPRASSVLYDRRGSAMANIRPGEVDWAKIFRDARCFHTTGITPALSSLAAKATQEAVSRAKEAGLLVSLDLNYRARLWTQEEARRVMTGLVRMADVLITTEEDTKRVFGIEETAYEKVAERLAREFNLAVVAITVRETPSVWHNTWTAIAYAQGGIIRGPTYDIEVVDRVGAGDAFAGGFLFGYLTDGPEAGVRYGIAASALKQTNPGDLVWATRDEVEGLLKGEGLRIAR, from the coding sequence ATGAAGTATGACCTGGTGACGTTTGGGGAAGCGATGGTTCGCCTCTCTCCGCCAGGGCTACAGCGGCTGGAGCAGACAACCACGCTCGAAGTCCATGTTGGTGGGGCGGAGCTGAACGTGGCGGTGACCGCCCAACGCCTCGGCCTGAACGCCGCCTACGTGACGCGGCTTTCCCGCAACGCGCTGGGGCGGATGATCGCCAACCGGGCCCGCGAGCAGGGAGTGGACGCCTCCCACATCGTGTGGACCGACGAGGACCGGGTGGGCCTGTACTTTGTGGAGTTCGGGGCGAGCCCGCGGGCGAGTTCTGTGCTGTACGACCGCCGAGGTTCAGCCATGGCCAACATCCGGCCGGGTGAGGTTGACTGGGCCAAGATCTTCCGTGACGCCCGGTGCTTCCACACCACAGGGATCACTCCCGCTCTTTCCTCGCTGGCCGCGAAGGCAACGCAGGAAGCGGTCAGTAGAGCCAAGGAAGCTGGGCTCCTCGTGTCGCTCGACCTCAACTACCGGGCCCGGCTGTGGACCCAAGAGGAGGCCCGCCGGGTCATGACCGGGCTCGTCCGGATGGCTGATGTCCTCATCACGACCGAAGAGGACACGAAACGGGTGTTCGGGATCGAGGAGACCGCCTATGAGAAGGTGGCGGAGCGCCTCGCCCGGGAGTTCAATCTCGCCGTAGTGGCGATCACGGTGCGGGAGACGCCGTCGGTGTGGCACAACACGTGGACGGCGATTGCCTACGCCCAGGGCGGGATCATCCGCGGCCCCACGTACGATATCGAGGTCGTGGACCGGGTGGGGGCGGGAGACGCGTTTGCTGGGGGGTTTCTGTTCGGGTACCTCACCGACGGGCCGGAGGCCGGTGTCCGATACGGGATAGCGGCATCTGCCCTCAAGCAGACGAACCCTGGCGACCTCGTGTGGGCGACCCGGGATGAGGTGGAGGGGCTCCTCAAGGGGGAGGGTCTGCGCATCGCGCGGTAA
- a CDS encoding Oxidoreductase, short-chain dehydrogenase/reductase family, translating to MTDHVGRAEGPESWVVLVTGASSGIGRACADLLARNGFTVYGGSRSTGEGPTDAGWTSLSMDVRDDASVAGAVARVVADAGRLDAVVNNAGFGIAGAVEDTTVEEVLDLFQTNFFGALRVCRAVLPYFRARGAGTIVNVSSLGGRIGLPFQGLYSASKFALEGMTEALRMEAKPLGIKVVLIEPGDTRTGFTAHRRRTAASVTNDAYRERFARALRRIERDEQAGEDPAAVARLVLRVLRHPAPRLRYTVGNPIQRLAVHARAVLPGRLFEWGIMRYYGVY from the coding sequence TTGACGGATCACGTCGGCAGGGCAGAGGGGCCCGAGTCTTGGGTGGTGCTGGTCACGGGGGCGTCGTCGGGGATCGGGCGGGCCTGTGCCGATCTCCTTGCGCGGAACGGGTTCACCGTGTACGGAGGGAGCCGCTCGACGGGTGAGGGTCCGACCGACGCCGGCTGGACCTCACTTTCGATGGACGTTCGCGACGATGCGTCCGTGGCAGGGGCAGTCGCGCGGGTGGTGGCCGACGCGGGGCGGCTCGACGCGGTGGTCAACAACGCGGGGTTCGGCATCGCCGGGGCGGTGGAGGACACCACGGTTGAGGAGGTCCTTGACCTCTTCCAGACGAATTTCTTCGGCGCGCTACGGGTGTGTCGGGCGGTGTTGCCCTACTTCCGCGCCCGCGGGGCGGGAACGATCGTCAACGTCTCGTCGCTCGGCGGTCGGATCGGCCTTCCGTTCCAGGGCCTCTACAGCGCGTCGAAGTTCGCCCTCGAGGGGATGACCGAGGCGCTGAGGATGGAGGCCAAGCCGCTCGGGATAAAGGTAGTCCTGATTGAGCCGGGCGACACCCGCACGGGGTTCACGGCGCACCGTCGGCGGACGGCGGCGTCGGTGACGAACGACGCGTATCGGGAGCGGTTTGCCCGCGCTTTGCGGCGGATCGAACGCGACGAGCAGGCGGGGGAGGACCCGGCTGCGGTGGCGCGGCTCGTCCTCCGGGTCCTGCGTCACCCCGCTCCGCGGCTGCGGTATACGGTTGGCAACCCGATCCAGCGGCTGGCGGTCCACGCCCGGGCCGTGCTCCCGGGGCGGCTGTTCGAATGGGGTATCATGCGCTACTACGGTGTCTACTAG
- a CDS encoding ABC transporter related, with the protein MTEHFFAVSEISKRFGGLEAVRRASFSVEPQEIVGLIGPNGAGKTTLVRMIMGLLRPDSGKVLWKGRDITRQPTWKRVVGGITGTFQNSRPMKRLPLIANVMVGLHNPRVRGQGEWVKTIEARALDALEFVGISDLAMTPAGAVSQGDLKRLEIARAIATEPELLILDEPFAGLTQAETRLLANSVHRLRKGGRFGRLHSEGCAMIIVEHKLSELMRIADRIVVMHFGEVLADGHPEQVVQDPRVVEAYLGKVGAVAPEVF; encoded by the coding sequence GTGACGGAGCACTTCTTCGCCGTCTCGGAGATCTCTAAGCGGTTCGGAGGCCTGGAGGCGGTGCGGCGGGCGAGCTTCTCGGTGGAGCCGCAGGAGATCGTAGGCCTGATCGGTCCCAATGGAGCGGGGAAGACGACGCTGGTCCGGATGATCATGGGGCTGCTGCGTCCCGACAGCGGCAAGGTCCTGTGGAAGGGCCGAGACATCACCCGCCAGCCGACGTGGAAGCGGGTGGTGGGCGGGATCACGGGTACATTCCAGAACAGCCGGCCGATGAAGCGGCTCCCGCTCATCGCCAACGTGATGGTGGGTCTCCACAATCCGCGCGTGCGGGGCCAAGGGGAGTGGGTGAAGACGATCGAGGCCCGGGCCCTGGACGCGCTGGAGTTCGTCGGGATCTCCGACCTAGCCATGACGCCAGCCGGTGCGGTCTCTCAGGGGGACCTGAAGCGGCTCGAGATCGCGCGGGCGATCGCCACTGAGCCCGAGCTGCTCATCCTCGACGAGCCGTTCGCAGGCCTGACCCAAGCGGAGACGAGGTTGCTGGCGAACTCGGTCCACCGTCTGCGGAAGGGAGGGCGTTTCGGCCGCCTCCACAGTGAGGGGTGCGCGATGATCATCGTCGAGCACAAGTTGTCTGAGCTGATGAGGATCGCGGACCGCATTGTGGTGATGCACTTCGGGGAGGTGCTGGCCGATGGACACCCCGAGCAGGTTGTGCAGGACCCCCGCGTCGTCGAGGCCTACCTCGGCAAGGTTGGCGCGGTGGCCCCGGAGGTCTTCTGA